The proteins below are encoded in one region of Bosea sp. BIWAKO-01:
- a CDS encoding pirin family protein, translated as MRKVLGVFSSPHPHWIGDGFPVRSMFSHAGQGEHVSPFLLLDYAGPAQFAPAAQPRGVGTHPHRGFETVTIVYQGEVEHRDSTGKGGLIGPGDVQWMTAASGILHEEFHSEAFTRTGGTLEMVQLWVNLPAKDKSAAPGYQTLLDKEIPAVKLPDGAGRLRVIAGNYQGQLGPAHTFTPMNIWDLQLLRDGATSLVLPEGHTLGVVVLRGNILINGADKAREAQFILFDRLGGEVTVEADSDAAVLIVSGAPIDEPVVMHGPFVMNTAEEIRQAMIDFQSGRFGAIPQAADGR; from the coding sequence ATGAGAAAGGTTCTCGGGGTCTTCAGCAGCCCGCATCCCCATTGGATCGGGGATGGCTTTCCTGTCCGCTCGATGTTCTCGCACGCCGGTCAGGGCGAGCATGTCAGCCCGTTCCTGCTGCTTGACTATGCCGGGCCGGCACAGTTCGCGCCGGCCGCTCAACCCCGTGGTGTCGGCACGCACCCGCATCGCGGCTTCGAGACGGTGACCATCGTCTATCAGGGTGAGGTCGAGCATCGCGATTCAACCGGCAAGGGCGGTCTGATTGGCCCTGGCGACGTGCAGTGGATGACGGCTGCGTCAGGCATCCTGCATGAGGAGTTCCACTCGGAAGCCTTCACCCGCACGGGCGGCACGCTCGAGATGGTTCAGCTCTGGGTCAACCTCCCGGCCAAGGACAAAAGCGCTGCTCCCGGCTACCAGACGCTGCTCGACAAGGAGATCCCTGCAGTCAAGCTGCCCGATGGCGCGGGTAGGCTCAGGGTGATCGCGGGCAATTACCAGGGACAACTCGGGCCGGCGCACACCTTCACGCCCATGAACATCTGGGATCTGCAGTTGCTTCGTGACGGGGCAACTTCGCTCGTCCTTCCGGAAGGCCACACCCTCGGCGTCGTCGTCCTGCGCGGCAACATCCTGATCAACGGCGCGGACAAGGCGCGGGAAGCACAGTTTATCCTGTTCGACCGTTTGGGCGGCGAGGTGACCGTGGAGGCCGACAGCGACGCCGCGGTGCTGATCGTCAGCGGCGCGCCGATCGACGAGCCGGTCGTCATGCACGGCCCCTTCGTCATGAACACGGCCGAGGAGATCCGTCAGGCGATGATCGATTTCCAGAGCGGTCGGTTCGGCGCCATCCCGCAGGCGGCGGACGGGCGCTGA